In the Clostridium sporogenes genome, one interval contains:
- a CDS encoding methyl-accepting chemotaxis protein, with amino-acid sequence MKNKSIKRIISTLLIFVALIPILIVGIYTNYSQTKSLKNSFESETKNSVLSFQTMIAQKNKNNMESINTLVNDGNAKNLFKNKDSANWLFYAIEAFRTSHSEITNVYLGTVKGNTIFSPKTDVVNSIDPRTRPWYKKAVEMKGDSIITEPYKDTAGTNSLMVTIAKAVMDEKDSLVGVMGMDIKLDDLSAIAKNTKIGKEGFVVLVDKNGSIIGHKDKEKLNKNIKDLNWPKEILHKGTIDKVKINGKEYKVITEKDGATSWSIVGFLPYSEIQSELNKYYRMIVIISLLSLAGALAIGGVFSKKIINPIRKIEDALACMKNGDFTQSIDKGETSIYEMELIMDGINIVREETVKILDSLKSVSSDVKESSDILKDITEQSEMAGNEIVQVVQNIADATSDQAQSMEGSLNSISDLSDKVENSMENSKEMVKESHIVRNIIKDSGQAVKGLKNKFELNSKSNQELANKIDTLAESSNQISMITETIQSITEQTSLLALNASIESARAGEAGKGFAVVAEEVRKLAEQSSTSASEIERVISNINKEVKDILDKMYETIELEKDTKDKINITDNAFNTIRESIDKLEESIRNVNESQNIIYNNKNDILNKINEASSVSEEIAATTEEITASAEEQAAGLKEVVGSSEKLNSYSDTLNSLVEKFKI; translated from the coding sequence ATGAAAAACAAAAGTATAAAACGTATAATTTCGACTTTACTTATATTTGTAGCTTTAATTCCTATATTAATTGTTGGTATATATACTAATTATTCGCAGACAAAAAGTTTAAAAAATAGTTTTGAATCAGAAACAAAGAATTCTGTACTTAGTTTTCAAACTATGATAGCACAAAAAAATAAAAATAATATGGAATCAATTAACACACTGGTCAATGATGGTAATGCAAAAAATTTATTTAAAAATAAAGATAGTGCTAATTGGCTTTTTTATGCAATAGAAGCCTTTAGAACTTCTCATTCTGAAATTACAAATGTTTATTTAGGAACAGTTAAAGGAAATACTATATTTTCACCTAAAACTGATGTAGTTAATAGTATTGATCCAAGAACAAGACCTTGGTATAAGAAAGCAGTTGAAATGAAAGGAGACTCTATTATTACAGAACCATACAAAGATACAGCAGGTACTAATAGCTTAATGGTAACTATAGCGAAAGCTGTTATGGATGAGAAGGATTCTTTAGTTGGAGTAATGGGTATGGACATAAAATTAGATGATTTATCAGCCATTGCTAAAAATACTAAGATTGGTAAAGAGGGATTTGTGGTATTAGTTGATAAAAATGGTTCAATTATAGGGCATAAAGATAAAGAAAAATTAAATAAAAATATAAAAGATTTAAATTGGCCTAAGGAAATATTACATAAGGGGACTATAGATAAAGTAAAAATTAATGGAAAAGAGTATAAAGTTATAACAGAAAAAGATGGGGCAACATCCTGGAGTATTGTAGGATTTTTACCTTATAGTGAGATACAATCTGAACTTAATAAATATTATAGAATGATAGTTATAATATCACTTTTATCTTTAGCAGGAGCATTAGCAATAGGAGGAGTATTTTCTAAAAAAATAATAAATCCTATAAGAAAAATAGAGGATGCATTAGCCTGTATGAAGAATGGAGATTTTACCCAGAGCATAGATAAAGGTGAAACTTCAATTTATGAGATGGAATTAATAATGGATGGAATTAATATAGTGAGAGAAGAAACAGTAAAAATTTTAGATAGTCTTAAGAGTGTTTCTTCTGATGTAAAAGAGTCTTCAGATATTTTAAAAGATATAACAGAACAATCAGAAATGGCAGGGAATGAGATAGTACAAGTAGTACAAAATATAGCAGATGCAACTTCAGATCAAGCTCAGTCTATGGAAGGAAGTTTAAATTCTATAAGTGATTTATCAGATAAAGTAGAAAATTCTATGGAAAATTCTAAGGAAATGGTCAAAGAGTCTCATATAGTTAGAAATATTATAAAAGATAGTGGACAGGCTGTAAAAGGATTAAAAAATAAATTTGAATTGAATTCTAAATCAAACCAGGAATTAGCTAATAAAATTGATACATTAGCAGAAAGTTCAAATCAAATAAGTATGATAACAGAGACAATACAATCTATAACAGAACAAACCTCTTTGTTGGCACTTAATGCTAGTATAGAATCTGCAAGGGCAGGAGAAGCAGGAAAAGGATTTGCAGTAGTTGCAGAAGAGGTAAGGAAGCTTGCAGAACAATCTTCAACTTCAGCTTCAGAAATAGAAAGGGTTATTTCTAACATAAATAAAGAAGTAAAAGATATACTAGATAAAATGTATGAAACTATAGAACTTGAAAAGGATACTAAAGACAAAATTAATATTACAGATAATGCATTTAATACTATAAGGGAATCTATAGATAAATTAGAAGAAAGCATAAGAAATGTTAATGAATCACAAAACATTATATATAATAATAAAAATGATATATTAAATAAAATAAATGAGGCATCCTCTGTTTCTGAGGAAATAGCAGCAACTACTGAAGAAATAACTGCATCAGCAGAGGAACAGGCAGCGGGACTTAAAGAGGTAGTAGGATCTTCAGAA